Below is a window of Desulfuromonas sp. DNA.
ATCTGATCAGGCACCTTCGCGAGGCAAAAGCCTTTGACCCTTTTCAGTTTCAAGGGTTAACAACAGACCTTGATAGATTTTCATCGCGGCCAATTAAGTTCTTAGTCAAAACCAATGCATCTTTCGCCGCTGATTCACGCCGATTTCCGCTGATCATAATCAGAACAATATTTACCGTAAAGCCGCAAAGCCGCAAAGCCGAAACCAATATTAACGGAGAGGTGGAGAGCGGGAGAGGATAGGGCTGTCATGTGCTCGCCATAACTCGGGATCCAGGTTTTCTTTTGTGCGTTTCTCTCTCCGATTCAGCGGCTCTTCGTTAAAACTGCATCTAGGCTCTTCCTGGCGTTGTAATGACTTGAATCTTATCTGCGCCTATCAGCGTTCATTAGCGGCTGATACCCGCTTTTTCCTTGAGTTTGCTCAGATTCCGTCACGGTCTGTGGGACAGTCCCCATTCAGGGACAGCCCCCTCCGGTTTGCGGTTTTCATCTTTGCGACCTTTGCGCCTTTGCGGTAAGAATGCCTTTGCCTTCCTTCGTGCCCTTGGTGTCTTGGTGGCGGGGAAGGACTGAATAGTCAGATATTAATCCTGGCGATTGATATTGAACCTTAAATGAATGAACCAGTAAGCCCCCGCTACAAAGAGACAGCCGCCGATAATATTGCCGATGGTTACCGGCAGAAGGTTCCCAAAAAGAAATGCCGGCCAGGTCATGCCGACCGGATCCGCACCGATCTGTGGAGCAATGAAGATGCCGACCGGGATAAAGTACATATTGGCAACGCTGTGCTCGAAACCGCTGGTCACGAAGGCCATGATCGGGGCATAGCAGGCGAGGATCTTGCCCGGAACGTCGCGGGCGGCAACCGCCATGAAGATCGCCAGACAGACCAGCCAGTTGCATAAAATCCCCCGGATCAGCGCTTCGATAAAAGGGAGATTGCACTTGCGGGCGGCAATGTTGACCGCATGCTCGGCGATCGGCCCGGAGAGCAGGCCGGAGCGCGACATCATCCAGGCAAAGAGGATTGAAGCGACAAAGTTGCCGAGGATTACGATCGCCCAGTTGCTCGCCAGCTTTGACCAGGGGATCTCGCCCTGCAGGGCGGTTTTGGCGAGCAGGGTGTTCCCGGTGAAAAGCTCGGCACCGCAGATAATTACCAGCATCAGACCGATCGAAAAGACGCTGCCGCCGAGGAAACGGGCGATTCCGCTGCCGACATGGGCTGCGGCGTCATAGGTAACAACTGTCGCCAGCTGCGCTCCGAAAGCAATATAAAAGCCGGCCAGCAGGCTGAGGATAATGGTATGGGTCACCGGCTGGGTCAGGACCCGCTTGCCATTGACCATAATCGTTTCGGCCGCTTCGGTCGGTGCCAGGAATTTTTTGTCCATTCAGACCAGCCCGTATTCCTGAGCCAGCTTTTGCCAGGCCGGCAGGCTGCGCTCAATCACGTCATCGTCGATGCAGTATGCGATCCGGAAGAAACCGGGGGCTCCGAATCCGGCTCCCGGAACCAACAGCAGTCCAAACTCCTGGGCTTTGTTGACAAAGGCGACATCGTCGCTTATCGGAGAGTGCGGGAAGAAATAAAAACCGCCCTCCGGTTTAACCGTTTTGAAGCCAAGCCGGGTCAGGTGGTCGTAGAGCCGATCCCTCTTGTGCCGATAAACCTCGACATCGACCGATTCGTTCTGTAAACCGGCGACCAGTCTTTGCATCAACGCCGGGGCATTAACGAAACCGAGGACCCGGTTGCAGAAAACAGCACCTTCGATGAACTGCTCGACCTCTGTCATTTCAGGATTCGCCGCCAGGTAGCCGATCCGTTCCCCCGGCAGAGCCAGATCTTTCGAGTGGGAGGTGACGATGACGGCGTTCCTGATACTGGCAAAAATCGGCGGGACCGCCATGTCGTAAGAGAGTCGGGCATAGGGCTCATCCGAAATCACATAGATCTGCCGGCCGAACTCTTTCTCCTTTTGCCCGAGCAGGGCGCCGAGGGCATCGAGGGTCTCTTGCGGATAGATGACACCGGTCGGATTGTTCGGTGAGTTGATGATAATCGCCCGGGTGCTGGCATTGATCGCCGCAGCAATGTTGTCGAGATCGGGCTGAAAAGTTTCCATGTTGCAGTTGACCTCGACCGGAACACCGCCATGATTGTCGATGTAAAACTTGTACTCAACGAAAAACGGAGTCAGGATAATGACTTCCTCGCCCGGGTTGAGGATTGTTTTCAAAACGACATTCAGGGCGCCGCCGGCACCGCAGGTCATAATGATCTGCTCCTTGCCGACCGCTTTGCCGGAATCTTCCGCCAGTCGCGCCGCAACTGCGGCCCGTGTTTCATCGTAGCCGGCATTGTTCATGTAACGATGCATTCCGGGGTACGGCGAGTTGGCCAGCTCTTTGAGTCGCGTATGCAGTGCTTGCGGCGGTTCGATAGTCGGGTTGCCAAGGGTAAAGTCGAAAACGTTTTCTTCACCCAGCTCCTGTTTGAGTCGGGTACCTTCTTCAAACATTTTGCGGATCCAGGAAGCCCGTTCGATGAATGCCGCAACTTTATTCGATATGGCCATGGTTTTTATGCTCCTGATATAATAATTGAACGGCAGTTTAGCCTGCTGATCAAGGAGGGTCAAGGCGGAATGGCCTGAACCGACAGGCAGGTTTG
It encodes the following:
- a CDS encoding aspartate aminotransferase (catalyzes the formation of oxalozcetate and L-glutamate from L-aspartate and 2-oxoglutarate), whose amino-acid sequence is MAISNKVAAFIERASWIRKMFEEGTRLKQELGEENVFDFTLGNPTIEPPQALHTRLKELANSPYPGMHRYMNNAGYDETRAAVAARLAEDSGKAVGKEQIIMTCGAGGALNVVLKTILNPGEEVIILTPFFVEYKFYIDNHGGVPVEVNCNMETFQPDLDNIAAAINASTRAIIINSPNNPTGVIYPQETLDALGALLGQKEKEFGRQIYVISDEPYARLSYDMAVPPIFASIRNAVIVTSHSKDLALPGERIGYLAANPEMTEVEQFIEGAVFCNRVLGFVNAPALMQRLVAGLQNESVDVEVYRHKRDRLYDHLTRLGFKTVKPEGGFYFFPHSPISDDVAFVNKAQEFGLLLVPGAGFGAPGFFRIAYCIDDDVIERSLPAWQKLAQEYGLV
- a CDS encoding FdhC protein; amino-acid sequence: MDKKFLAPTEAAETIMVNGKRVLTQPVTHTIILSLLAGFYIAFGAQLATVVTYDAAAHVGSGIARFLGGSVFSIGLMLVIICGAELFTGNTLLAKTALQGEIPWSKLASNWAIVILGNFVASILFAWMMSRSGLLSGPIAEHAVNIAARKCNLPFIEALIRGILCNWLVCLAIFMAVAARDVPGKILACYAPIMAFVTSGFEHSVANMYFIPVGIFIAPQIGADPVGMTWPAFLFGNLLPVTIGNIIGGCLFVAGAYWFIHLRFNINRQD